The Lepisosteus oculatus isolate fLepOcu1 chromosome 4, fLepOcu1.hap2, whole genome shotgun sequence genome window below encodes:
- the c4h10orf90 gene encoding (E2-independent) E3 ubiquitin-conjugating enzyme FATS isoform X2 codes for MNNGIRNGDLNLRLRHSASLNRCLFSDIKDVNQASSSINSTGLSTWRFPVHNLKSNQESNNDNLGSPKDKVPLTTEGEAKKSEDKKTGFSLLSNSVRSDKSHSKECLEPRRSSVLPNEQPEATEILEQTCSIAYQGDSPPGETKGLPKMKAGFSSITITTRRVEQLPNTSSQQDTSTLTQTEVNDGQPASTATLDGLLVDRNCKPVIRRRKATIIKVTEYRQSYTEGERIRRVKPLEFRHSYAEGENKENVSSHLWQSKDSLSSLPQGLVRSCAHLEVPAESANSVLYLEKFRSISLPKPENDREEEVHRSALSLYLSRTSPKADQAEMGGGQNEERLGPKNGLWCPGLNKNTEASLHWITSPELQEQEPTLPKNSNGVDTAESGSHLCKQSFSGGATESDTCFSYTQKVREDTNLNYKGAFQQSSRTNQPPTFNKPQEHVPYQRSSCPAPDLSLSLRAASVIANLKIQKQLGKIPVCTDATYLKKTQDTLGEAAKGHFEVSNHEKEVNQDPSSCVMPEDTPEFPSPVPEEQKQYVHGPVDVTLTALTLKEALELYRPDFISRSRGRVKQLEQRALQRRALEITDVSPQGPTLGTKKRHCTKPHPLSDNLFKPRERAISEKEMQLRSKRIYNKLPEVKKKKEEEKKKVVSQTNRLRAELFKKKLLDQILQRNGD; via the exons ATGAACAACGGTATTAGAAATGGAGACTTAAACTTACGCCTACGCCATTCCGCCTCCTTGAACAGGTGTCTTTTCTCCG ATATAAAGGATGTAAACCAGGCAAGTTCCAGTATAAACTCCACAGGATTGAGCACCTGGAGATTTCCAGttcataatttaaaaagcaacCAG GAATCAAACAATGACAACCTTGGTTCACCGAAGGATAAAGTGCCTTTAACAACAGAGGGTGAGGCAAAAAAATCAGAGGACAAGAAGACAGGATTTTCGCTGCTTTCTAACTCAGTTCGGTCTGATAAGTCACACAGTAAGGAATGTTTGGAGCCCCGCCGGAGTTCCGTGCTTCCAAACGAACAGCCGGAAGCAACAGAAATTTTGGAACAGACATGCAGCATTGCCTATCAGGGAGACTCACCACCTGGGGAGACTAAAGGCCTTCCTAAGATGAAGGCAGGCTTCTCATCCATCACAATAACAACTAGAAGAGTTGAACAGCTACCTAACACTTCATCACAGCAGGATACATCCACTCTTACTCAGACGGAGGTTAATGATGGCCAGCCTGCCTCTACTGCTACCTTGGACGGCCTCTTAGTGGACAGGAACTGCAAACCAGTTATCCGAAGAAGAAAGGCCACCATAATAAAGGTGACTGAATACAGGCAAAGTTACACAGAAGGTGAAAGGATCAGGAGGGTAAAACCACTTGAGTTCAGACATAGTTATGCGGaaggagaaaataaagaaaacgtGTCCTCTCATCTTTGGCAGAGTAAAGATTCTTTGTCCTCTCTACCCCAAGGCTTAGTACGATCCTGTGCCCATCTTGAAGTACCAGCTGAGTCTGCAAATTCTGTCTTGTACTTGGAGAAGTTCCGTTCCATTTCCTTGCCTAAACCAGAGAACGACAGAGAAGAGGAGGTACACAGGTCTGCGCTTTCTTTGTACCTGAGCAGAACATCCCCCAAAGCAGATCAAGCCGAAATGGGAGGTGGCCAAAATGAAGAACGTCTTGGTCCTAAGAATGGTCTTTGGTGCCCTGGtttgaataaaaacacagaagctAGTCTGCACTGGATCACTTCTCCTGAATTACAGGAACAAGAGCCCACTCTTCCCAAAAATTCCAATGGTGTCGATACTGCAGAGTCAGGCTCTCATTTATGCAAGCAGTCTTTTTCTGGTGGTGCAACAGAAAGTGATACATGTTTCTCATATACACAAAAAGTGAGAGAAGATACAAATTTAAATTACAAGGGTGCTTTTCAGCAGAGCAGTAGGACCAATCAACCACCTACTTTTAATAAACCCCAAG AACACGTACCATATCAAAGAAGTTCCTGTCCGGCTCCTGACTTATCATTAAGTCTTCGGGCTGCATCTGTGATAGCCAATCTGAAAATCCAAAAACAACTTGGCAAGATACCAGTTTGCACGGATGCGACATATTTAAAGAAAACGCAAGACACTTTGG GAGAAGCTGCTAAGGGACACTTTGAAGTGTCCAATCATGAGAAAGAAGTTAATCAGGACCCCTCCTCCTGCGTGATGCCCGAGGATACACCTGAGTTCCCCAGCCCCGTTCCTGAGGAGCAGAAGCAATACGTCCATGGCCCTGTGGATGTCACACTTACAGCCCTCACTCTGAAA GAAGCGCTGGAGCTCTATCGCCCTGACTTCATTAGCCGCTCCAGGGGCagagtgaagcagctggagcagCGGGCGCTGCAGAGGAGAGCCCTGGAGATCACAGACGTGTCCCCGCAGGGCCCCACTCTTGGCACCAAGAAGAGGCACTGCACCAAGCCCCACCCTCTTAGTG ATAATCTTTTTAAACCCAGGGAAAGAGCCATTTCAGAGAAGGAGATGCAACTGAGATCTAAGCG GATTTACAACAAGCTGCCTgaagtcaaaaagaaaaaggaagaagaaaagaaaaaagtggtATCGCAGACAAACAGGTTGCGGGCTGAGCTGTTTAAAAAG aaattGCTGGATCAAATCCTGCAGAGAAATGGTGACTGA